One Streptococcus sp. S1 DNA window includes the following coding sequences:
- a CDS encoding response regulator transcription factor: MIKVMVADDQALIRESLKIILSAHPDIEVVATVEDGNHVLSSIPQTHPDLILMDIRMPGMDGVLATKEVKEHYPDIKIIILTTFDDDEFIYSALKYGASGYLLKGASTEELYEAIKVVYQGGAMINPNIASKVFQIFSQMAKTNFSIAVDEDNVKDLSTTEWRIIQEVGYGESNKEIAAKLFLSEGTVRNYLSTILAKLNLRDRTQLAIWSVQTGVTRRDFSKGNTE, translated from the coding sequence GTGATAAAAGTAATGGTGGCAGATGACCAGGCCTTGATTCGAGAATCTCTGAAAATTATTTTGTCAGCCCACCCCGATATCGAAGTGGTGGCCACAGTGGAAGATGGGAATCACGTCTTGTCTAGCATTCCACAGACACATCCTGACCTGATCTTAATGGATATTCGGATGCCAGGCATGGATGGGGTTTTGGCGACAAAAGAGGTAAAAGAGCACTATCCGGATATCAAAATTATTATTTTAACGACCTTTGATGATGATGAATTTATCTATAGTGCACTCAAGTATGGTGCTTCAGGTTATCTTTTAAAGGGAGCCTCGACAGAGGAACTCTATGAAGCGATTAAGGTGGTGTATCAAGGCGGAGCCATGATCAACCCGAATATCGCTAGTAAAGTCTTTCAAATTTTCTCACAAATGGCCAAGACCAACTTCTCTATTGCTGTAGATGAGGACAATGTCAAGGATTTGAGCACGACGGAATGGCGCATTATCCAAGAAGTCGGCTATGGGGAGTCCAATAAAGAAATTGCGGCCAAACTCTTCTTGTCAGAAGGAACCGTGCGTAATTACTTATCAACGATTTTGGCGAAATTAAACCTAAGAGATCGAACGCAATTAGCGATCTGGTCAGTCCAAACGGGAGTGACGAGACGTGATTTTTCTAAAGGAAATACAGAATGA
- a CDS encoding sensor histidine kinase — protein MRKFRGVRYSLAILMVVNFIAVMLNSIIYLQATNYIIAQRQASLLVERLERIPFAPSTTFWLSALLFAGIALISMSRYRSQTSRWSIFDKWNILEILLMLLLMWVQNVAYNGLILLVFADIFYGSKELNTKRDRKYWFAFILVSFLMLLVTNSDVFSLFFPIPSLDVYIHFYPASIRILAFFLKNSLYALNMVLFIISLLFYIMNVLAENHEVEEELAMVSKVNTELNNYMALSEKIAEDRERKRIAREIHDTLGHALTGISAGLDAVGVLIDIDPNRAKEQVKSVSEVVREGIQDVRGSLNRLRPGALEGRTLKDALEKMIREYQTLSNLQVDLHYEWVDVDMDVMIEDTIFRVIQESTTNAVRHGHASQMSLHFFEDKEDYLIELQDNGVGFETLTYGYGLKQMMERISILGGQLQFESRDGFFTRVSLPKYKEGR, from the coding sequence ATGAGAAAATTTAGAGGTGTGAGATACAGTTTGGCCATCCTGATGGTCGTAAATTTTATCGCTGTTATGCTCAACAGTATCATCTATCTTCAAGCAACCAACTATATTATTGCCCAACGGCAAGCTTCTCTATTAGTAGAACGCTTAGAGCGCATTCCTTTTGCGCCCTCTACAACTTTTTGGTTGTCTGCACTCTTATTTGCTGGGATTGCCTTGATTTCCATGAGTCGTTATCGGTCTCAAACGAGTCGATGGTCCATTTTTGATAAGTGGAATATTCTGGAGATCCTCCTGATGTTGCTCTTGATGTGGGTCCAAAATGTAGCTTATAACGGGCTCATTCTCTTGGTTTTTGCGGATATCTTCTATGGTTCCAAAGAGTTGAATACCAAGCGAGACCGCAAGTATTGGTTTGCGTTTATCCTAGTAAGTTTCTTGATGCTTCTTGTGACCAATTCAGACGTCTTTTCGCTTTTCTTTCCGATACCTTCTCTGGATGTCTATATTCATTTTTACCCCGCCTCCATCCGGATTCTGGCCTTTTTCTTAAAGAATTCCCTCTATGCCTTGAATATGGTGCTCTTCATTATTTCGCTTTTGTTCTATATTATGAATGTCCTTGCGGAAAACCACGAAGTGGAAGAAGAGTTGGCCATGGTTTCAAAGGTCAATACAGAGTTGAACAACTATATGGCCTTGTCTGAGAAGATTGCAGAAGATCGGGAACGTAAGCGGATTGCTCGGGAAATTCACGATACCTTGGGGCACGCGCTAACAGGGATCTCGGCAGGGCTGGATGCTGTCGGAGTCTTGATTGATATCGATCCCAATCGGGCAAAAGAGCAGGTGAAAAGCGTATCAGAAGTGGTTCGTGAAGGAATCCAGGATGTGAGAGGCTCTCTCAACCGCCTCCGTCCAGGTGCCCTTGAGGGACGAACCCTCAAAGATGCTTTAGAAAAGATGATCCGTGAGTACCAAACGCTTTCCAACTTGCAGGTTGATTTACACTATGAATGGGTCGATGTCGATATGGACGTCATGATTGAAGATACAATCTTTCGTGTGATCCAAGAGTCTACGACCAATGCGGTTCGCCACGGTCATGCTAGTCAGATGAGCCTTCATTTTTTTGAAGATAAGGAAGATTACCTGATCGAGTTGCAGGACAATGGGGTTGGGTTTGAAACCTTGACCTATGGCTATGGGCTCAAGCAGATGATGGAGCGCATTTCCATCCTAGGAGGACAGCTTCAATTTGAAAGTCGCGATGGATTTTTCACGCGCGTCAGTTTACCGAAATATAAAGAAGGGAGATAG
- a CDS encoding substrate-binding domain-containing protein: MKGKEERKERLKWLIKRVLLVIPVTCILLWIYAVCQTSSIKDQTKIGVTYMTMNNEFYKSIHSEISRIADERGALVSVRDPELDEKRQSQQIDDFCAQKVNVIVINPVKGDSQPILRALKKARKQGIKIIAVDTQLKHFKPDASIVSDNYQAGVLIAKELMKRSSNAQILLLEHKGTVSADTRIQGFKDTIKGHGAYEIISELETKGQTEIAMPAVRKFLQSGGNVDTLVALNDRSAIGALAAIKEQGITHPIAIYGIDGSPDMKALLHSTDDVVGTVAQSPLKMGDRVMEVIQDMADGKNYQKEITIPVQMMTKENIDHFDVNGWQ, from the coding sequence TTGAAGGGGAAAGAAGAAAGAAAAGAACGGTTAAAATGGCTGATAAAACGAGTTCTACTGGTGATTCCAGTGACCTGCATCCTCTTGTGGATCTATGCCGTTTGTCAAACCAGTAGCATCAAGGATCAGACCAAGATTGGTGTCACCTATATGACCATGAACAATGAGTTCTATAAAAGTATTCATTCGGAAATTAGTCGGATTGCCGATGAGAGAGGGGCTCTTGTATCTGTTCGAGATCCGGAATTGGATGAAAAAAGGCAGAGCCAGCAGATCGATGATTTTTGCGCCCAAAAAGTAAATGTGATTGTGATTAATCCGGTCAAAGGGGATAGTCAGCCCATTTTAAGGGCTCTTAAAAAAGCTAGAAAACAAGGAATTAAGATCATTGCAGTTGATACCCAGCTCAAGCATTTTAAGCCGGATGCCAGCATTGTCTCCGACAACTACCAAGCAGGAGTCTTGATTGCGAAAGAGCTGATGAAACGCTCTTCAAATGCTCAGATCCTTCTCTTGGAGCACAAAGGGACTGTTTCAGCAGATACGCGGATTCAGGGATTTAAGGATACGATCAAAGGACATGGGGCTTATGAGATTATCTCGGAACTAGAAACCAAGGGTCAGACGGAGATCGCCATGCCAGCTGTCCGTAAGTTCTTGCAGTCAGGGGGGAATGTCGATACACTAGTTGCCCTAAATGACCGCTCGGCTATAGGAGCTTTAGCAGCGATCAAGGAGCAAGGAATCACCCATCCCATTGCGATTTATGGGATCGATGGCTCACCAGATATGAAAGCCTTGCTGCACTCGACAGATGATGTTGTAGGAACCGTTGCCCAGTCTCCTTTGAAGATGGGAGACCGCGTGATGGAGGTCATACAAGATATGGCTGATGGGAAGAACTACCAAAAAGAAATAACCATTCCGGTGCAAATGATGACAAAGGAAAACATCGATCACTTTGATGTGAATGGGTGGCAGTAA
- a CDS encoding single-stranded DNA-binding protein — translation MYNKVILIGRLVAAPELHKTSTDKSVARVTVAVNRRYKDQNGERETDFVNVVVWGKLAETMASYASKGSLISLDGEIRTRRYEKNGVMQYVTEVLCQSFQLLESRAQRAMRENGGTGDLADIILEEEDLPF, via the coding sequence ATGTATAATAAAGTTATTTTAATCGGTCGCCTGGTGGCGGCTCCAGAATTGCACAAAACCAGCACAGATAAATCCGTTGCCCGAGTGACTGTTGCAGTCAATCGTCGCTACAAGGATCAAAACGGGGAGCGAGAGACTGATTTTGTTAATGTCGTTGTCTGGGGGAAATTGGCTGAAACCATGGCTAGTTATGCCAGTAAAGGGAGCTTGATCTCTTTGGATGGAGAGATTCGGACGCGCCGCTACGAGAAAAATGGGGTCATGCAGTATGTGACAGAGGTCCTCTGCCAAAGTTTTCAGTTGCTAGAGAGCCGCGCTCAGCGAGCGATGCGCGAAAATGGTGGAACGGGAGATTTAGCCGACATCATCTTAGAAGAGGAAGATCTTCCTTTTTAG
- the ytpR gene encoding YtpR family tRNA-binding protein: MIVTYNKEQVGDVLMLTLKNSGDAKLAVERKGKVARVYREDKQETVAWNIFDASSFFAIEGKGQVFLTDEQVDRLNQELEKEGFAERLVNDREPKFVVGEILEMVAHPDSDHLNICQVAVGPDKTVQIVAGAPNARVGLKTIVALPGAMMPDGSLIFPGALRGEKSYGMMCSPRELHLPNAPQKRGIIELDDAEVAGTPFDPARHWHE; this comes from the coding sequence ATGATTGTAACATACAACAAAGAACAAGTCGGCGATGTCTTGATGCTGACCTTGAAAAATAGTGGAGATGCAAAGCTCGCGGTGGAGAGAAAAGGGAAAGTGGCACGCGTTTACCGTGAGGACAAGCAAGAAACCGTTGCCTGGAATATCTTTGATGCCTCATCTTTCTTCGCCATCGAAGGCAAGGGACAAGTCTTTTTGACAGATGAGCAAGTGGATCGTTTGAACCAAGAATTGGAAAAAGAAGGCTTCGCAGAACGTTTGGTCAATGATCGGGAACCAAAATTTGTGGTGGGAGAAATCCTTGAAATGGTAGCCCATCCAGATAGTGACCACTTGAATATCTGCCAAGTAGCAGTTGGACCAGATAAGACGGTTCAGATCGTAGCAGGAGCTCCAAATGCGCGTGTTGGCCTCAAGACCATTGTCGCTCTTCCAGGTGCTATGATGCCGGATGGTAGCTTGATTTTCCCAGGGGCTCTTCGTGGAGAAAAAAGCTATGGCATGATGTGCAGCCCGCGTGAATTGCACTTACCAAATGCTCCTCAAAAACGAGGCATTATTGAATTGGATGACGCAGAAGTAGCAGGGACACCTTTTGATCCTGCTCGTCACTGGCACGAATAA
- a CDS encoding thioredoxin family protein, producing the protein MIIPSSIEEIASYVEQDGKKVFVFSADWCGDCRYLKPFLPEIETENPEFTFILLDRDAYMDLAKVWDVYGIPSLVVLEKDKEIGRFVNRDRKTKAQITAFLAGLK; encoded by the coding sequence ATGATTATACCGAGTTCTATAGAAGAAATTGCTTCATATGTAGAGCAAGATGGCAAGAAAGTGTTTGTCTTTTCAGCAGATTGGTGTGGGGATTGTCGTTACCTCAAGCCTTTTTTGCCGGAGATTGAGACTGAAAATCCTGAATTTACCTTTATCTTGCTTGACCGAGATGCCTATATGGATCTGGCGAAAGTCTGGGATGTTTATGGGATCCCTAGTTTGGTGGTTCTGGAAAAGGATAAGGAAATCGGTCGGTTTGTCAATCGAGATCGGAAAACCAAAGCGCAGATTACAGCATTCTTAGCAGGATTAAAATAG
- a CDS encoding DUF4651 domain-containing protein, which translates to MKAKKIILSSLAVASAGALAAGVYKIAKDQKRLRTQEELVAEVREQMEAMGTIATLYVELYESSEERLVGGVIFEDERHYRFVYEDGLLHYEEEKL; encoded by the coding sequence ATGAAAGCTAAAAAAATTATTTTGTCTAGTCTGGCTGTAGCAAGTGCAGGAGCTCTTGCGGCCGGTGTTTATAAAATCGCCAAAGATCAAAAGCGTCTCCGTACCCAAGAAGAGTTGGTAGCAGAAGTACGGGAGCAAATGGAAGCCATGGGGACGATTGCGACCCTGTACGTGGAACTCTACGAGTCTAGTGAAGAGCGCTTAGTAGGTGGTGTCATTTTTGAAGATGAGCGCCATTACCGCTTTGTCTACGAGGACGGTCTCTTGCATTACGAAGAGGAAAAACTATGA
- the pepA gene encoding glutamyl aminopeptidase, producing MTDLFSKIKEVTEIPAISGHEAPVRDYLRQQLTPHVDEIVTDGLGGIFGVKHSTAADAPRILVAAHMDEVGFMISEIKADGTFRVVPIGGWNPMVVSSQRFKLFTRDGREYPAISGSVPPHLTRGTGGPTVPAISDIVFDAGFSSKAEAESYGVRPGDTLVPDSSAILTANGKNVISKAWDNRYGVLMVSELAKNLSGQALNNELYVGANVQEEVGLRGAHTSTTKFDPEIFLAVDCSPAADVFGDQGAIGEGTLLRFYDPGHIMLPNMKDFLLTTAEEAGIKFQYYCGKGGTDAGAAHLKNGGVPSTTIGVCARYIHSHQTLYAMDDFLQAQAFLQALVKKLDRSTVDLIKHY from the coding sequence ATGACTGATTTATTTTCTAAAATCAAAGAAGTAACTGAAATCCCTGCTATCTCAGGTCATGAAGCTCCTGTACGGGATTATTTGCGCCAACAATTGACCCCTCATGTTGACGAAATCGTGACAGATGGTCTCGGTGGGATCTTTGGGGTCAAACATTCAACAGCTGCCGATGCTCCTCGTATCTTAGTAGCTGCCCACATGGACGAAGTTGGTTTTATGATCAGCGAAATCAAAGCTGACGGAACTTTCCGTGTTGTCCCAATCGGAGGTTGGAATCCGATGGTCGTTAGCAGCCAACGCTTCAAACTCTTTACACGCGACGGACGTGAATACCCTGCTATTTCAGGATCTGTTCCTCCTCATTTGACACGTGGAACAGGTGGACCAACCGTACCTGCCATTAGCGACATCGTCTTTGATGCAGGCTTTAGCTCTAAAGCCGAAGCTGAAAGCTATGGGGTTCGTCCTGGAGATACCTTGGTCCCAGATAGCTCTGCGATTCTCACTGCTAATGGTAAAAACGTCATCTCAAAAGCATGGGATAACCGCTATGGCGTCTTGATGGTCAGCGAATTGGCCAAGAACCTCTCTGGACAAGCCTTAAACAACGAACTCTATGTAGGGGCCAACGTTCAAGAAGAAGTGGGACTTCGTGGAGCTCACACTTCAACCACTAAATTTGATCCTGAAATCTTCCTTGCTGTAGACTGTTCGCCAGCGGCCGATGTCTTTGGAGACCAAGGTGCGATTGGGGAAGGAACACTGCTTCGCTTCTACGATCCAGGTCACATCATGCTACCAAATATGAAAGATTTCTTGCTCACTACTGCTGAAGAAGCGGGCATCAAATTCCAATATTACTGTGGTAAGGGTGGAACCGACGCTGGTGCCGCACACTTGAAGAATGGTGGAGTGCCATCTACCACCATCGGTGTCTGTGCCCGTTACATTCACTCTCACCAAACCCTCTATGCCATGGATGATTTCTTGCAAGCGCAAGCCTTCTTACAAGCATTGGTTAAGAAATTGGATCGCTCTACAGTTGATTTGATCAAACACTATTAA